One window of Nicotiana tomentosiformis chromosome 11, ASM39032v3, whole genome shotgun sequence genomic DNA carries:
- the LOC138901132 gene encoding uncharacterized protein, with translation MTTSTEQHNGFVGTTAAMATASSSCTTHAPAMAPVEKLGKFSGVDFKRWQQKMFFYPTTLSLQHFISEETPENERFVVMENALEKKYKTEDAGLKKFVAAKFLDFKMIDGKSVIKQVRELQVIVHDLLAEGYSDANRITGSSEINSTSGYVFTIGGGVVSWKSSKQTCIARSTMESEFIALDKAGEEAEWLWNFLEDIPFWPKPMALICIHYDSQAAIGRAGSIMYNGKSRHI, from the exons ATGACAACAAGTACGGAACAACATAATGGTTTTGTTGGGACTACTGCTGCAATGGCTACTGCGTCTTCAAGTTGCACAACTCATGCACCTGCGATGGCACCGGTAGAAAAACTCGGAAAGTTTTCCGGTGTGGACTTTAAGCGTTGGCAGCAGAAAATGTTCTTCTACCCGACCACACTCAGTTTACAGCACTTTATCAGCGAAGAAACTCCTGAAAATGAGCGATTCGTGGTCATGGAG AATGCTCTTgaaaagaagtacaagactgaagatgctgGACTTAAAAAGTTTGTAGCCGCCAAATTTCTGGATTTCAAAATGATTGACGGCAAATCTGTCATAAAGCAAGTCCGAGAATTGCAAGTTATTGTTCATGACCTCCTTGCCGAAG gatatagtgatgcaaatagGATCACTGGGTCATCAGAAATAAattccacaagtggatatgttttTACAATTGGTGGAGGAGTAgtttcttggaaatcatccaaacaaacatgcattGCTCGTTCTACAATGGAGTCTGAGtttatagctttagataaggctggagaagaagctgaatggctctggaatttcttggaagatattccattttggcccaaaccaatGGCTCTTATATGCATACATtatgatagtcaagcggcaataggaagGGCTGGaagcattatgtataacggaaaatctcgtcatatatga
- the LOC138901131 gene encoding uncharacterized protein, with product METDCIKYVQKFHQCQIHVDMIRVPPNKLNATSSPWPFSALGMDVIGLIKPAVSNKHRFILVSIDYFTKWVEVTSYKAVTKKVVVDFVLGHIVCRFRVPEAIITDNAANLNSDLMKAMCETFKIKHWNSTAYRPKMNIKKILRKMVDNYKQWHEKLLFALLGYRTIIRTSTVATPYLLVYGTEAVIPAKVEVPSLRIIQEAELSDTEWMRNRH from the coding sequence atggaaacagactgcatcaaatatgttcaaaagtttcaccaatgccagatacatgttGATATGATACGAGTACCGCCTAacaaactcaatgcaacgagttcaccctggcctttctctgctttgggcatggatgtcatcggactAATCAAACCCGCTGTTTCAAACAAACATAGGTTCATTTTGGTGTcaatagactacttcacaaaatgggttgaagtcacATCATataaggctgtaactaagaaggtcgtagtaGATTTTGTTCTGGGCCATATTGTTTGTCGATTTAGAGTACCTGAggcaatcattactgacaatgccgcAAATCTTAACAGTGACCTCATGAAagctatgtgtgaaacattcaagatcaagcattgGAACTCTACAGCATACAGGCCAAAAatgaacatcaagaagatattaaggaaaatggtagacaactacaagcaatggcacgaaAAGCTACTGTTTGCTTTGCTCGGGTATCGAACCATTATTCGCACGTCCACTGTGGCAACCCCCTACCTACTGGTCTATGGTACCGAGGCTGTTATCCCTGCCAAAGTGGAAGTTCCTTCCTTAAGGATCATACAAGAGGCTGAGCTCAGCGACACGGAATGGATGCGGAACCGGCAttaa
- the LOC138901130 gene encoding uncharacterized protein: MVQTQTQFEVEVATPFIVIVAPKPSYKSDAIPWDYVAEARRKGKAKMDKTNAAQGMTRTGRVYTLENVGGTSKEAAPKPPVVEADAHKNALMKVLSEAYVPAGITSGELANMVGQVLESHKITLHEDELPLEWLSHNRVLHITMQFEDKFIARVLIDGVLDISATYNLLLGRPWIHAVRAVDSNLHQAVKFEWNHEEVIIHGDRSSPIYPNQTVPVIENRRKLGGETYHRIERVNAIEKDQWWSKKIESILLWIGYEPDKGLGKKLQGITKPVQPHIIITYPDEPTNVTCNDTTQHKDSDSEDDVIPKEIIKEVENFENKPKSNLEETGAINLGDSETFKETRISIHLSPSEKDEYIMFLKEYEDIFAWSYDDMAGLSTSIVAHKLPTNPTCPQVKQKLRKFKPDMSFKIKEEVTKQIKAKVLRVVKYPTWLTNIVPVPKNDGKVRVCVDYRDLKRASPNDNLPLPSIHILNDNCAKHELQSFVDCFARYHQIWMDEEDAKKTAFITPLGVYCYKMMSFGLKNVGATYMRAMTTIFHDMIHKEIEVYMDDVIIKSRRN, translated from the exons ATGGTACAAACCCAAAcgcaatttgaagttgaggttGCTACACCCTTCATTGTAATTGTAGCTCCCAAACCATCGTACAAGTCGGATGccatcccatgggattatgttgcggaagcaagaagaaaaggaaaagccaaaatggaTAAAACAAATGccgcgcaaggtatgactagaactggcagagtttacacGCTTGAGAATGtaggaggaacaagcaaagaagctgcACCTAAACCGCCTGTTGTTGAGGCTG ATgcacacaagaatgccttgatgaaagtgttgagtgaagcttatgtacccgcaGGCATTACTAGTGGAGAGttggctaacatggtcggacaggtACTGGAGAGTCACAAAATTACCTTGCACGAAGATGAGTTGCCGCTAGAATGGTTGAGTCATAACAGGGTGTTGCACATCACAATGCAATTTGAGGACAAGTTCATTgctagggtcctgatagatggag tgctagatatatctgctacttacaaccTATTATTAGGccgaccatggatacatgcagtTAGGGCAGTGGATTCTAATCTGCACCAAGCTGtgaagttcgaatggaatcatgaggaggtgatcattcatggagacagAAGCAGCCCTATCTACCCTAACCAGACCGTTCCAGTCATCGAAAACaggaggaagttgggtggagaaacatatcaTCGCATTGAGCGGGTGAATGCAATTGAAAAGGATCAATGGTGGAGCAAGAAGATAGAGAGCATATTGCTGTGGATAGGATATGAACCAGACAAGGGTCTTGGCAaaaagcttcaggggatcacTAAACCCGTACAACCACA cataattattacatatcctgatgaacctacgaatgtgacatgtaatgatacaacgcaacataaggacagcGATTCGGAAGATGATGTAATACCTAAGGAAATcatcaaagaagtagagaattttgaaaacaaaccaaagtctaatttggaggaaactggggccattaacttaggggattctgaaacattcaaggaaactcgtataagcattcatctatcaccttCAGAGAAAGACGAGTATATCATGTtcctaaaggaatatgaggacatctttgcatggtcctatgatgatatggctgggttaagcacatccatagtagctcacaagctacccaccAATCCCACGTGTCCAcaggtaaagcagaagctcagaaagttcaagccagatatgagtttcaagataaaagaggaggtcaccaaacaaatcaaagccaaggttctccgagtggtcAAATACCCGACCTGGTTAACTAACATTGTGCCTGTTCCAAAGAAcgatgggaaagttagagtatgtgtcgattaccgaGATCTGAAAAGAGCAAGTCCTAATGATAATTTACCACTGCCCAGCATACATATACTAAacgacaattgtgccaagcatgaactccaatcctttgtagATTGCTTCGCaagatatcatcagatctggatggacgaAGAGGATGCTAAAAAGACCGCCTTTATTACACCATTGGgggtatattgttacaaaatgatgtcatttggtttgaagaatgttggggccacctacatgagagccatgacaactatcttccacgacatgatacacaaggaaatagaggtatacatggatgatgttatcatcaaatctagaAGGAATTag